The Actinomadura sp. WMMB 499 genome includes a window with the following:
- a CDS encoding antibiotic biosynthesis monooxygenase, translating to MIAITRYRVPGAEADGFAARMSAVLTALSASPGFRTGRLARTVDEPVLWALVTEWDGAGFYRRALGVPAVRMEFIPLAAYAVDEPGAYEVVTTA from the coding sequence ATGATCGCGATAACCCGGTACCGGGTTCCCGGCGCGGAGGCCGACGGCTTCGCCGCCCGCATGAGCGCGGTGCTCACCGCGCTGTCCGCCAGTCCCGGGTTCCGCACCGGCAGGCTCGCCCGCACCGTCGACGAGCCCGTCCTGTGGGCCCTGGTCACCGAATGGGACGGGGCGGGATTCTACCGGCGCGCCCTCGGCGTGCCCGCCGTCCGGATGGAGTTCATCCCGCTGGCCGCGTACGCCGTGGACGAGCCCGGCGCCTACGAGGTCGTGACCACCGCCTAG
- a CDS encoding DUF1906 domain-containing protein, protein MRHAVLLSALSGAAVLAPLGAILAAAPARPPAGAPAAPAAATAAATAAAEPGRVVRYRGLSVPVPDGWEVHRLDRDPGRCIRYDRRAVYLGRPGPQPDCPARVAGRTTAVHIAPIGVRDVDGRPSRTAVRADRLARYTVAPSVDREARLALPEAGVAITGVYGDGPEALQRLLRGIRLGSSWAADDAPTTGTPTTGTPTTGGPGVEPAPSTVRPPDGAEAPAAAPRRPWTRGRGFDTCTAPALDTMARWRKAFEVTNIYIGGAARGCAQPNLTAAWVRKVREMGYRITPTYVGHQAPCGPRPQRFTRRNAVAQGRANAADAVAKARDLGIPGGEPIYLDVEAYDSSKSGCRKAVLDFVDAWVREVERRGYRPCMYSSSASGVRDVARASGISKPEGIWFANWDGRASVYGDKYFSDDLWSPHRRIKQYRGPHRERHGGVTLNIDSNVVDGLVY, encoded by the coding sequence ATGCGCCATGCCGTCCTGCTCAGCGCGCTGTCCGGGGCGGCGGTCCTCGCGCCCCTCGGCGCGATCCTCGCGGCGGCCCCCGCCCGGCCTCCCGCCGGTGCGCCCGCCGCCCCGGCCGCCGCGACTGCCGCCGCGACCGCCGCCGCGGAGCCGGGGCGCGTCGTCCGCTACCGGGGGCTGAGCGTCCCGGTGCCGGACGGGTGGGAGGTGCACCGCCTCGACCGGGACCCCGGCCGCTGCATCCGGTACGACCGCCGCGCCGTCTACCTCGGCCGGCCCGGCCCGCAGCCCGACTGCCCGGCCCGCGTCGCCGGGCGCACCACGGCCGTCCACATCGCGCCGATCGGCGTGCGCGATGTGGACGGCCGCCCGTCCCGGACCGCCGTCCGCGCCGACCGGCTCGCCCGGTACACCGTCGCACCGTCCGTCGACCGCGAGGCGCGGCTCGCGCTGCCCGAGGCCGGCGTGGCGATCACCGGTGTGTACGGCGACGGACCGGAGGCGCTCCAGCGGTTGCTGCGCGGCATCCGCCTCGGCTCCTCCTGGGCCGCCGACGACGCCCCCACCACGGGCACTCCCACCACGGGCACCCCCACCACGGGCGGCCCCGGCGTCGAACCCGCGCCGTCCACCGTCCGTCCGCCGGACGGCGCCGAGGCCCCCGCCGCGGCGCCCCGACGGCCGTGGACGCGCGGCCGCGGGTTCGACACGTGCACCGCACCGGCCCTCGACACGATGGCGCGCTGGCGGAAGGCGTTCGAGGTGACCAACATCTACATCGGCGGCGCGGCGCGCGGCTGCGCGCAGCCGAACCTCACCGCGGCGTGGGTGCGGAAGGTCCGCGAGATGGGCTACCGGATCACCCCGACCTACGTGGGGCACCAGGCGCCGTGCGGCCCCCGCCCGCAGCGCTTCACCCGGCGCAACGCGGTGGCGCAGGGCCGCGCGAACGCCGCGGACGCCGTCGCCAAGGCCCGGGACCTCGGGATCCCGGGTGGCGAGCCGATCTATCTCGACGTGGAGGCCTACGACAGCTCCAAGAGCGGGTGCCGCAAGGCCGTGCTCGACTTCGTCGACGCCTGGGTGCGCGAGGTGGAGAGGCGGGGCTACCGGCCCTGCATGTACAGCAGTTCGGCGTCCGGCGTCCGCGACGTCGCGCGGGCGTCCGGGATCAGCAAGCCCGAGGGCATCTGGTTCGCCAACTGGGACGGGCGCGCGAGCGTGTACGGCGACAAGTACTTCTCCGACGACCTCTGGTCCCCGCACCGGCGCATCAAGCAGTACCGGGGCCCGCACAGGGAGCGGCACGGCGGCGTCACGCTCAACATCGACAGCAACGTCGTGGACGGCCTCGTGTACTGA